The Paenibacillus tianjinensis genome has a window encoding:
- a CDS encoding glycoside hydrolase family 32 protein yields MTDVMNHDHYRPQFHFTPPANWMNDPNGMVYFEGEYHLFYQYHPGGSTWGPMHWGHAVSIDLVHWQHLPVALAPDQNGMIFSGSAVVDWEDSSGFFGGEPGLVAIFTHADEYPESTLPRQRQSLAYSLDRGRTWNMYEGNPVLCNEQLTDFRDPKVFWHDETDRWVMVLAAGDRVHLYTSINLKQWSFASEFGAADGSHDGVWECPDLMELPVEGSPDGKSRWVLIVSIGDKPGYPEGSRTQYFIGHFDGSVFTNDYPSDTVLWLDYGRDNYAGVTWSDTPDPAVKYFIGWMSNWLYAKVTPTGEWRSAMTVPRLLSLKHGKDGIRLIQAPVSNLERLRKQPWEQLDVLLRSENNLLASLQEDVYELVCDIEVGTAAEIGFKLRKGGNDETIVGYRIVEQQLYLDRTRSGEISFHDSFPCTHDIPHTIPGGRLRLRIFVDQCSVEVFAGDGEVVFSDLIYPDPSSRGMELFVRGGEAQLISLQIYPLHSIL; encoded by the coding sequence ATGACAGACGTAATGAATCACGATCATTATCGGCCGCAATTTCACTTTACCCCACCTGCCAATTGGATGAATGACCCAAACGGGATGGTGTATTTTGAGGGAGAATATCATTTGTTCTATCAGTATCATCCAGGAGGGTCAACCTGGGGACCGATGCACTGGGGGCATGCTGTGAGTATCGACCTGGTTCACTGGCAGCATCTTCCGGTCGCACTTGCGCCGGATCAGAATGGAATGATTTTTTCCGGCAGCGCCGTGGTGGATTGGGAGGATTCCAGCGGTTTTTTCGGAGGAGAGCCAGGACTCGTGGCCATCTTTACCCATGCTGACGAGTATCCAGAGTCAACTCTACCCCGGCAAAGGCAAAGCTTGGCGTACAGCCTGGACCGGGGACGTACATGGAACATGTATGAGGGAAATCCGGTACTTTGCAATGAACAACTGACCGATTTCAGAGATCCAAAAGTTTTTTGGCATGACGAGACCGACCGGTGGGTGATGGTGCTGGCCGCAGGCGACCGTGTGCATCTGTACACTTCAATAAATCTTAAGCAATGGTCCTTTGCAAGTGAATTTGGAGCGGCTGACGGTTCCCATGACGGGGTGTGGGAGTGTCCGGATCTCATGGAGCTGCCTGTTGAAGGGAGTCCAGACGGTAAGTCGAGATGGGTGCTCATTGTCAGTATAGGTGACAAACCCGGATATCCGGAGGGATCCAGGACCCAGTATTTTATCGGACATTTCGACGGCAGTGTTTTCACGAATGATTATCCTTCTGACACAGTATTGTGGTTGGATTACGGAAGGGACAATTATGCAGGTGTGACCTGGTCCGACACACCGGATCCCGCTGTGAAATACTTTATCGGCTGGATGAGTAACTGGCTCTACGCTAAGGTCACACCGACTGGTGAATGGAGAAGCGCTATGACAGTCCCACGCCTTCTTAGTCTTAAGCATGGGAAAGACGGTATACGGCTTATCCAGGCCCCTGTGTCAAATCTGGAAAGGCTTCGCAAACAACCTTGGGAGCAGCTGGATGTCCTCCTCAGATCGGAGAATAACCTGCTTGCGTCTTTGCAGGAAGATGTCTATGAGCTGGTTTGTGACATTGAGGTGGGAACGGCCGCCGAGATTGGGTTTAAACTGCGAAAAGGCGGGAACGACGAAACCATCGTGGGATATCGTATAGTTGAGCAACAGCTTTATCTCGATCGTACACGCTCCGGCGAAATCAGTTTTCATGATTCCTTTCCGTGCACACACGATATACCACACACGATTCCCGGCGGTAGGCTGCGCTTGCGTATTTTTGTCGATCAGTGTTCGGTTGAGGTATTCGCCGGAGATGGCGAAGTCGTATTCAGTGATCTAATCTATCCGGACCCCTCCAGCCGGGGAATGGAGTTATTTGTGAGAGGCGGGGAAGCGCAGCTAATCTCCCTACAAATATACCCCCTGCATTCGATTTTATAG
- a CDS encoding VOC family protein, producing the protein MSIRLNPYLVFNGNTREAVYFYEKALRGNVVGIMTFGDVPEDPNHPLTDEMKSLVMHAHLKVGNADLMFSDTFPGTAHQADGDTVQIAIHPTEESIAREIFAALEDGGQVVMPLQKTDWSPLYGIVKDKFGVTFQVNVAEEQPQG; encoded by the coding sequence ATGTCAATCCGTTTGAACCCGTATCTTGTCTTTAATGGAAACACAAGAGAAGCGGTGTATTTTTATGAAAAAGCGCTGCGCGGGAACGTGGTCGGAATTATGACGTTTGGGGATGTGCCGGAAGATCCGAATCATCCGCTGACCGATGAGATGAAATCTCTTGTGATGCATGCGCATTTGAAGGTTGGTAATGCAGATCTCATGTTCTCCGATACTTTTCCGGGTACGGCGCATCAGGCGGACGGTGATACGGTTCAGATTGCCATTCATCCTACAGAAGAGTCAATAGCACGGGAGATTTTCGCCGCACTGGAAGACGGTGGTCAAGTGGTCATGCCGCTGCAGAAGACGGATTGGAGCCCTTTGTATGGGATTGTTAAGGACAAGTTCGGCGTTACTTTTCAAGTGAATGTCGCGGAGGAACAGCCGCAGGGATAG